From the Microplitis mediator isolate UGA2020A chromosome 6, iyMicMedi2.1, whole genome shotgun sequence genome, one window contains:
- the LOC130669874 gene encoding phosducin-like protein — translation MATLEDKILNEKLEYYCSSSSEDEGKDSEGSDSEETKPESVNSGQTPSSSCNEWNGTSSNTGPKGVLKDWQRFKQLESEKKAEQERERLLLIKKLSLTCRSSLDDEKDKLNETDPELAELLEDDFLLEYQKQRMKEMLANASKLQFGTLVNLSSADEFLKAIDNEDKSVTIVVHIYEKNVPGCDAMNGSLISLAQEYPAIKFCNILGSTAGLSKHFKKRGVPALLVYKNGQVIGNFINVSDTLGTDFYASDVESFLLENGIIVDKNCVPKIIANSNDDDSD, via the exons atggccaCATTGGAAGACAAAatattgaatgaaaaattagaatattaCTGCAGTAGTTCAAGTGAAGACGAAGGAAAAGATTCTGAGGGTTCAGACTCCGAGGAAACTAAACCAGAAAGTGTCAACTCTGGACAAACTCCATCTTCCAGCTGCAATGAATGGAATGGAACCTCAAGTAACACTGGACCGAAAGgcgttttgaaa GATTGGCAGAGATTCAAACAACTGGAGTCGGAAAAAAAAGCAGAACAAGAACGAGAACGTTTgctgttgattaaaaaattaagtcttACTTGCAGAAGTTCGCTGGATGATGAAAAAGACAAACTCAATGAAACCGATCCTGAATTAGCGGAATTACTTGAAGATGATTTTTTACTCGAGTATCAAAAGCAGAGAATGAAAGAGATGTTGGCTAACGcaagtaaattacaatttgGTACTTTGGTTAATCTCAGTAGCGCTGATGAATTTTTGAAGGCGATTGATAATGAAGATAAATCTGTGACTATTGTTGTACATATTTATGAGAAAAACGTTCCTGGTTGTGATGCAATGAATGGAAGTTTAATTAGTTTGGCGCAAGAATACCCAgctattaaattttgtaacatTCTCG gctCAACAGCTGGCTTaagtaaacattttaaaaaacgcgGAGTGCCAGCTCTTCTTGTCTACAAAAATGGCCAAGTGattggtaattttattaacgTATCGGACACATTGGGAACCGACTTCTACGCTTCAGACGTTGAAAGCTTCCTTCTGGAAAACGGAATAATTGTAGATAAAAATTGTGTACCAAAAATCATTGCTAATTCAAACGATGATGATAGTGATTGA
- the LOC130669873 gene encoding uncharacterized protein LOC130669873, translating into MNMSINSDSSQLSGLSGISNLSCSSSMYLTTKIKTKELSLNKILEALAKCEESMYQIAHRKLIYKSLENIIADNNNLKPELLDKLKQIILANKINKYLVLPNDSNEKCTLLGIMETPKPEFNCEERRIIKFAVETEVLKSINSFISKYEEYGGNLIEAMGTKDSIMKQQLSEFNKLDITYWKDKIDDTFDEYQRHILICAELLEEWLQLKHEDVENFNSKKAKSKLLEAEILEIQTKIMKIKYTISMFTETSITLDAFKIINQKLDDKLDEILLEIKKKKILSKQYQDLRGTEYDDILKRYLELRFTIEKEERLLNSL; encoded by the exons ATGAATATGAGTATCAACAGTGACAGCAGTCAATTATCAG gacTCTCTGGtatatcaaatttatcatGTTCGAGTTCCATGTATTTAacgacaaaaataaaaactaaagaattgtcattaaataaaatattggaaGCACTAGCAAAATGTGAAGAGTCCATGTACCAAATAGCGCatcgtaaattaatttataaatcactCGAGAATATTATcgctgataataataatttgaagcCGGAATTGCTGGATAAattgaaacaaataattttagcgaacaaaataaataaatatctcgtGCTGCCGAATGACAGTAACGAAAAATGTACATTACTGGGCATCATGGAAACTCCGAAGCCTGAATTTAATTGTGAAGAaagaagaataattaaatttgctgTGGAAACGGAAGTATTGAAAAGtataaatagttttatatcgaa ataCGAAGAATATGGAGGAAATTTAATAGAAGCCATGGGAACAAAGGACTCGATAATGAAGCAACAATTATccgaatttaataaattagataTAACATACTGGAAGGATAAAATTGATGATACTTTCGATGAATATCAACGACATATTTTGATCTGTGCAGAGTTATTAGAAGAATGGTTGCAGCTCAAGCACGAAgacgttgaaaattttaatagtaaaaaagcTAAATCGAAATTACTTGAAGCAGAGATACTTGAGAtccaaacaaaaataatgaaaattaagtaCACAATATCCATGTTCACTGAAACATCGATAACACTAGAcgcatttaaaattatcaatcaaAAGCTGGATGACAAATTGGATGAAATCCTGTTAGaaataaagaagaaaaaaatattatcgaaACAATATCAGGACTTACGTGGAACTGAGTATGATGATATACTGAAAAGATATTTGGAATTGAGATTCACGATTGAAAAAGAAGAGCGTTTATTAAATAGCCTTTAA